The DNA segment CGGCGGGCTTGCCCAGCGCCTGCCCGTCCAGCTCCAGGACCGAGTCGCAGCCGATCACCAGGGCGCCCTGCACCTCCGGCCGCGCCGCCACCACCGAGGCCTTGGCCTCGGCCAGGGCGAGGGCCAGCTCGGCCGGGGTGGGCGCGGTGACGGCGTCCTCGTCGACCCCGCTCACGATCACCTCGGGCGCGAGACCCGCCTGCCGCAGCAGGCCGAGCCGGGCGGGGGACTGGGAGGCGAGGACGAGGCGACGGCGGGGCTGGTCAGTCATGCGGCCAGCGTATCGCCGACGGCGGGCTCACCTCAGACCGATCGCGATCAGGATCACGATCATGGCCAGAGCCAGGAAGAGGCCGAGCCGCCGCAGCTTCGCCTCCATGTCGCGGAGTTCTTTCGACGGCTCGTCCTCGGGGTCTGACCACAGCATGCTCCCAGCGTGGGGCCTGGACCGCGGAGGGCGCCTGAGTAGAGGTACTCAGATCGGCGCCCGGTGCCGCCGTACCGCTGTGCTCGGCTCCCCACGCTCCTGGAACGTGCTGTCAGCTCGGCCAGTAGGTGCGCGTCCACGAGGCCGGGCCCGGGGCCGGGACGCGGTGGGCCGCGATCCGGGACGGGTCCGACCAGGCGTCCCTCGGGGCTCCCGCGCCGGACGGCGTCGCCGACGCCGCCGCGGCGCGGAAGCGGACCACCGCCAGAGCGGCGGCCAGCTCCTCGG comes from the Streptomyces sp. NBC_00820 genome and includes:
- a CDS encoding acyl-CoA carboxylase subunit epsilon, which codes for MNIKVVRGNPTPEELAAALAVVRFRAAAASATPSGAGAPRDAWSDPSRIAAHRVPAPGPASWTRTYWPS
- the mmpB gene encoding morphogenic membrane protein MmpB is translated as MLWSDPEDEPSKELRDMEAKLRRLGLFLALAMIVILIAIGLR